The proteins below are encoded in one region of Mya arenaria isolate MELC-2E11 chromosome 15, ASM2691426v1:
- the LOC128219357 gene encoding putative nuclease HARBI1 — MLTPYRVSDTPVKTRFNRAHCRSRVVIERTFGRWKRRFSVMCKKVRKTPAQACREIVACAVLHNIAMLFGEPDVDDGDVDELPLIPYVGGENGFAIRDHIAQAYFG, encoded by the exons ATGTTGACGCCGTACAGAGTCTCTGATACACCGGTGAAAACCAGATTCAACAGAGCCCACTGCCGTTCGAGGGTTGTTATAGAAAGAACATTTGGTAGATGGAAGAGAAGATTCTCCGTCATGTGCAAGAAG GTAAGGAAGACACCCGCTCAAGCATGTAGAGAGATTGTCGCTTGCGCAGTATTGCATAACATTGCCATGTTGTTTGGTGAACCTGACGTTGATGACGGCGATGTGGATGAACTTCCACTTATACCCTATGTTGGTGGTGAAAATGGATTTGCCATCCGTGACCATATTGCGCAGGCCTATTTTGGATAG